A genomic window from Agreia sp. COWG includes:
- a CDS encoding helicase HerA-like domain-containing protein has translation MTNVDGSLSDPAAALAKAQADAAEATAAVERAQAALAEATARAEAAAAASQPAETPPVASAQPETRTSHPVASGPLSAAAVAAVRAGYAFEGEALQMGALVNGEALADVQVRIPLAMVARHGLVAGATGTGKTKTLQGLAEQLSAAGVPVFAADIKGDLSGLATPGAASDKLTARTGAIGQNWQSIASPTEYFTLGGLGTGVPIRATITSFGPLLLSKVLGLNETQESSLGLVFHYADAQGLPLVDLSDLRSVLSYLQSDEGKGELKDLGGLAPATIGVILRELITFADQGADVFFGEPEIDTTDFLRLAPDGRGIVSLLEVPGVQDKPALFSTFLMWLLADLMNDLPEVGDVDKPKLVFFFDEAHLLFNDASKDFLAAITQTVRLIRSKGVGIFFVTQTPKDVPGDVLAQLGSRVQHQLRAHTPDDAKALRQTVQTYPVSEYDLGEVLQSLAIGEAIVTVMNEKGAPTPVAWTRMRAPQGSMDPTPAAAMQASVQSSPLLARYGTPVDPDSAKEMLARRLDAAAISAAQAEAGAKAQSDAAAQAAKTEKERLAQQKKIDAEYDRMTRQSPPRRTTTGASRRSSKTPIEQVLGSSVTKTILTEVMRGIFGNARRR, from the coding sequence ATGACGAACGTCGACGGTTCCCTGTCCGATCCTGCGGCCGCGCTGGCTAAGGCTCAGGCCGATGCGGCGGAGGCGACCGCGGCGGTGGAACGCGCACAGGCCGCCCTCGCCGAGGCCACGGCGCGGGCGGAGGCCGCGGCTGCCGCGTCGCAGCCAGCCGAGACGCCCCCCGTCGCATCCGCTCAGCCCGAAACCCGCACGTCCCATCCCGTCGCATCCGGCCCATTGAGTGCGGCGGCGGTCGCCGCGGTGCGCGCGGGCTACGCGTTCGAGGGCGAAGCGCTGCAGATGGGTGCGCTCGTCAACGGCGAGGCACTGGCCGACGTGCAGGTGCGCATTCCGCTCGCCATGGTTGCCAGGCACGGGCTCGTGGCGGGGGCCACGGGAACGGGCAAGACGAAGACGCTGCAGGGCTTGGCCGAGCAGCTCTCGGCCGCCGGCGTGCCCGTGTTCGCGGCCGATATCAAAGGCGATCTGTCGGGGCTGGCGACGCCCGGTGCCGCCAGCGACAAGCTGACAGCGCGCACCGGGGCTATCGGCCAGAACTGGCAGTCCATCGCTTCGCCCACCGAATACTTCACGCTCGGCGGTCTCGGCACGGGAGTGCCCATCCGGGCCACGATCACGAGCTTCGGCCCGCTGCTGCTGTCGAAGGTACTGGGCCTGAACGAGACACAGGAGTCGAGTCTCGGGCTCGTCTTTCACTACGCGGACGCACAGGGGCTGCCCCTGGTCGACCTCAGCGACCTGCGCAGCGTGCTGAGCTACCTGCAGAGCGACGAGGGCAAGGGCGAGCTTAAAGACCTCGGCGGGCTGGCGCCGGCGACGATCGGCGTCATTCTGCGCGAGCTCATCACCTTCGCCGACCAGGGTGCCGACGTGTTCTTCGGAGAACCCGAGATAGACACGACCGACTTTCTGCGGCTGGCGCCCGACGGCAGGGGCATCGTGAGCCTGCTCGAGGTACCCGGCGTGCAGGACAAGCCCGCGCTGTTCTCCACCTTCCTCATGTGGCTGCTCGCCGACCTCATGAACGATCTTCCCGAGGTGGGAGACGTCGACAAGCCCAAGCTCGTGTTCTTCTTCGACGAGGCGCACCTGCTGTTCAACGACGCGTCGAAGGACTTTCTCGCCGCGATCACGCAGACCGTGAGGCTCATCAGGTCGAAGGGGGTGGGCATCTTCTTCGTGACGCAGACCCCGAAAGACGTGCCCGGAGACGTTCTTGCCCAGCTCGGCTCCCGCGTGCAGCACCAGCTGCGTGCGCACACCCCCGACGATGCGAAGGCGCTCAGGCAGACGGTGCAGACCTATCCGGTGAGCGAATACGACCTGGGTGAGGTGCTGCAGAGCCTCGCGATCGGCGAGGCCATCGTCACCGTGATGAACGAGAAGGGTGCGCCGACGCCCGTGGCCTGGACCCGCATGCGGGCGCCGCAGGGCTCGATGGATCCGACGCCGGCTGCGGCGATGCAGGCCTCCGTGCAATCCTCGCCGCTTCTGGCTCGCTACGGCACGCCGGTCGACCCCGATTCCGCAAAAGAGATGCTGGCCAGGAGGCTCGACGCCGCCGCCATTTCAGCCGCTCAGGCCGAAGCCGGCGCCAAAGCGCAATCGGATGCTGCGGCCCAGGCTGCGAAGACCGAGAAAGAGCGTCTGGCCCAGCAGAAGAAGATCGACGCCGAATACGACCGGATGACGCGCCAGTCGCCGCCGCGGCGCACGACGACCGGCGCCTCGCGAAGATCGTCCAAGACGCCGATCGAGCAGGTGCTCGGTTCCTCGGTCACGAAGACGATCCTCACCGAGGTCATGCGCGGCATCTTCGGCAACGCCCGTCGCCGGTAG